In Denticeps clupeoides chromosome 1, fDenClu1.1, whole genome shotgun sequence, a single window of DNA contains:
- the arhgef15b gene encoding rho guanine nucleotide exchange factor 15, with translation MSSPETLAQAASGTPPRPEPQPRPSAASRVVPESAPQVRAASPEHSGNVKRIVDRFNQPEPALAVTAPVITNGSGAEKANEPPRPKRAPTVRPKPKIPKKGGHPNKDMAPPLPLKRNRIPKKQNCLENRSSGGQEKNDTPKSIHGGRSAPDGKEVEVLLVGGSEAGQVVATPSLPRCEKSCSCVCHLIRPGMRLAWVPIEGDEDEVEERGGEGDTEEEEDGDEGEEEEEEEEELELYQGEEEVEEETRLKGKAKFKFTLDLIGEQFRRRSDPGPPALLTSYTTHNFTSPGNCTKAQSMDEEGGIYDLNIVVNPPPAEETTVSVPLVKPPRLSKLPSVSSNTVGDDPEETPPAVPPRAPILADKSKSPRYTPHGGIPLPQPSPGERHVLRQSSPLGLSSSPPASPRVHRLAPPPPCNLALNGRSGSSQSLDSAGSKMEQKSCSNKDLQTAPCRKKSINWDTMDEPLYQTYRQTVITKEIRRQTVSRNISKTSADYPMDHRRGSAALGAESRASPTPPTGTQSTLWQDLPSVRESRVLESLSSDDIKYQESMFEVVTSEVSYLRSLRVLTEHFLESRELQDTLIPRDRVSLFSNILRIREVSERFLLDLEERLDQSVVITEICDIINYHGQHNFPAYIDYVRNQIYQEKTYTSLMQTNSQFAVVIGRLQESPKCQRLPFVSFLLLPFQRITRIKMLIENILKRTKEKTPEEQMASKALASVSKIIDVCNSEVGKMKQMEELIQTNSMLEFSKVKAVPIITQTRFLEKRGELQEVAKGGTLFHLRPKFSTVFLFLFNDLLLITSKKSADRYVVLDYAHRSLVQLRPLDTDSSGWNLENCLVLSLLENHQSRMFERVMKAATQSEMDRWIAAFPNPNDSDKDAEEVVYEDWDCPQVQCVEQYVAQQADEINLEPAEIVNVIRKTNEGWYEGIKLSDGQKGWFPLANVVEITNEHVRRRNIRERFRVIQAASLVTKNRSTI, from the exons atgtcttCACCCGAGACCTTAGCCCAAGCCGCCTCCGGCACCCCGCCGAGACCGGAGCCCCAGCCGAGGCCCTCGGCCGCGTCCAGAGTCGTCCCAGAGTCGGCACCGCAGGTGAGGGCCGCCTCCCCGGAGCACTCCGGGAACGTGAAGAGGATCGTGGACCGGTTTAATCAGCCGGAGCCGGCGCTGGCGGTGACCGCGCCCGTTATCACTAACGGAAGCGGAGCAGAGAAGGCCAACGAGCCCCCGCGGCCGAAACGAGCCCCTACGGTCAGGCCCAAGCCGAAAATTCCCAAAAAAGGCGGCCATCCGAACAAGGACATGGCTCCTCCACTGCCCCTGAAGCGCAATCGGATACCGAAGAAGCAGAATTGCCTGGAAAACAGGTCAAGTGGAGGACAAGAGAAGAACGATACACCCAAAAGTATACATGGAGGGCGatcag CTCCAGATGGCAAAGAAGTGGAGGTGCTGTTGGTTGGTGGGTCTGAGGCGGGTCAGGTTGTGGCCACgccctctctccctcgctgcGAGAAGAGCTGCAGCTGTGTTTGCCATCTGATACGTCCTGGCATGAGACTCGCTTGGGTTCCGATCGAAGGCGATGAAGATGAAGTagaggagagaggaggtgagGGAGACactgaagaagaggaagatggagatgaaggggaggaggaagaggaggaggaagaagaactGGAACTGTATCAGGGCGAAGAGGAGGTGGAAGAGGAAACCCGGTTGAAAGGGAAGGCGAAGTTTAAGTTCACCTTGGACTTGATCGGGGAACAGTTTCGGAGGAGGTCAGACCCTGGACCTCCAGCTTTGCTGACCTCCTACACTACCCACAATTTCACGTCACCAGGGAACTGCACAAAAGCCCAGTCTATGGACGAGGAGGGGGGCATCTATGATCTCAATATTGTGGTCAACCCACCACCTGCAGAGGAAACCACAGTTTCAGTCCCCCTTGTCAAGCCTCCTCGGCTGTCCAAGCTGCCGTCAGTTTCTTCGAACACAGTCGGGGACGATCCGGAGGAGACGCCTCCCGCAGTCCCACCCCGAGCCCCCATACTGGCGGACAAGTCCAAAAGCCCCCGCTACACGCCGCACGGGGGTATCCCACTGCCCCAGCCTTCTCCGGGAGAGAGGCATGTGCTGCGCCAGTCATCCCCGCTGGGGCTCTCCTCCAGTCCCCCGGCCAGCCCACGTGTCCACAGgctggccccgcctcctccgTGCAATTTGGCGCTAAATGGACGGAGTGGCAGTTCCCAATCCCTGGACTCAGCCGGTTCAA AAATGGAACAGAAGAGCTGCAGTAATAAAGA TCTACAAACTGCACCATGCAGAAAGAAGTCTATAAACTGGGACACTATGGATG AACCGCTCTATCAGACGTATCGTCAAACTGTCATCACCAAAGAGATCCGGAGGCAGACCGTGTCCCGCAACATCAGCAAGACCAGCGCCGACTATCCCATGGACCACCGACGGGGTTCCGCCGCCCTGGGAGCCGAGTCCAGGGCGAGTCCCACCCCACCAACCGGAACTCAGAGCACGTTGTGGCAGGACCTACCAAGCGTTCGGGAGAGCAGGGTCCTGGAGAGTCTGAGTTCCGATGACATCAAGTACCAAGAG agcatGTTCGAAGTGGTCACGTCAGAGGTGTCTTACCTGCGCTCGCTGCGCGTGTTGACGGAGCACTTCCTGGAATCGCGTGAGCTCCAGGACACGCTCATACCGAGAGACCGGGTCAGTCTCTTCTCCAACATCCTGCGCATCCGAGAGGTCAGCGagag GTTTCTACTGGATCTCGAGGAACGTTTGGACCAGAGTGTGGTTATCACCGAAATCTGTGACATCATCAACTACCACGGCCAGCACAATTTCCCTGCTTACATTGACTATGTGCGCAACCAGATCTATCAGGAAAAGACCTACACCAGCCTGAT GCAAACTAACTCGCAGTTTGCTGTAGTGATCGGCCGCCTCCAGGAGTCCCCAAAGTGTCAGAGGCTTCCGTTCGTGTCCTTTCTCCTGCTCCCGTTCCAGCGAATCACACGAATTAAGATGCTCATTGAG AATATCCTCAAGAGAACCAAAGAAAAGACGCCTGAGGAGCAGATGGCCTCCAAGGCCCTGGCTTCTGTTTCAAAG ATCATCGACGTTTGCAACAGTGAGGTGGGGAAGATGAAACAGATGGAGGAGCTCATCCAGACCAACAGCATGCTGGAGTTCAGCAAAGTGAAG gCTGTGCCCATCATCACGCAAACGCGCTTTCTGGAGAAGCGCGGGGAGCTGCAGGAAGTGGCCAAAGGTGGAACGCTGTTCCACTTAAGGCCCAAGTTCAGCACggtctttctcttcctcttcaatgacctcctcctcatcaccaGCAAAAAGAG TGCCGACCGCTACGTGGTGCTGGATTATGCTCACCGCTCGCTGGTCCAGCTCAGGCCACTGGACACCGACAGTTCTGGCTGGAACCTGGAAAACTGCCTCGTCCTCTCACTGCTGGAGAACCACCAGAGCCGCATGTTTGAGCGGGTGATGAAGGCCGCCACGCA GTCAGAAATGGACCGGTGGATTGCAGCATTCCCAAATCCAAATGATTCCGACAAAGATGCAGAGGAAGTGGTGTATGAGGATTGGG ACTGCCCCCAAGTGCAGTGTGTAGAGCAGTATGTGGCTCAGCAGGCTGACGAGATCAACCTGGAGCCGGCCGAGATAGTCAACGTCATCCGGAAGACGAACGAGG GCTGGTACGAGGGTATCAAGTTGTCCGACGGGCAGAAGGGCTGGTTCCCCTTGGCAAACGTTGTGGAGATCACGAACGAGCACGTCAGACGCCGGAACATCCGCGAAAGATTCCGCGTCATACAAGCAGCCAGTTTGGTCACCAAAAATCGGTCTACAATTTGA
- the LOC114797155 gene encoding uncharacterized protein LOC114797155, with protein MMALVVYFVLFCAFSQCATAAHKGAVEVQCGDRFLQVLINLAYVGPGPEPRFEALDGTRAYEITQGYGSECGYTYQVFPMLGIAVFRASYFSCHTVSQDDEVFTFKFHLIMPDDSGKKTTYPISETCYLTLAWSPREVICELNYMEVTLKSVVPCPYTGGIIKDGTWNDALSTAHSDASAAWQLMFLKEGQSPTLMSLEQGQQLGYRVQFSPGRIVFRTPYGQPYSNVSMVNGVPVEVVHPTLFSRQRWSVLMVDLVAACNQYEEEFDGIRLKWKSPTFIAPLVPGNAGVRNVQINIGMNATLLKPQAIRELGYSVDINRQTVDIGIPYAAEGGCRKSFVLDNTYHEFYLARLYYEQVFMDDGGEETRYRVARVLSTPLLANVPFTINQTVIEERVFTIYVGNFKSDVELVAVALNGQTFTVPEAVQSGHTVTMLANSNGTRSFVIRVSFRSSVVREQYFTSGVLRYALNVNFTLSIMPQEDLFYVATSVMALFSGVFPPVLTGQCMENGISFQLDHQEFDYLWEVAIGRHALTQQLINERGYTVANDSQSLVLVIPLFSPGYTYEQITLQYFVATFDVTTRDTRTSAVQKHYTKRCRFETTQLIMCSAEGVMTVVSDVTKSTPKAIPDRTTLLDRRCKPKETDESSVLFEFGLDTCGTTFKVIEGYGIYENVIIFEEEDTRALITRDATFRLTVRCSYPLSDVFQLPLGKKFQSPGLGSVVKNNMPWMGNGLVKGPPQLVRPSSSGSVPANRKKPTARSPSVHDPATYVRVFSHPGGRRTLQTWAAPGALG; from the exons ATGATGGCCTTGGTCGTTTACTTTGT GCTTTTCTGCGCATTTTCGCAGTGTGCAACAGCCGCCCACAAAG GTGCCGTCGAGGTACAGTGTGGGGACCGGTTCCTTCAAGTCCTCATAAACTTGGCATATGTTGGGCCTGGACCAGAGCCCCGATTTGAAGCTCTCG ATGGCACCCGCGCATATGAAATCACACAAGGCTACGGCTCGGAATGTGGTTACACCTACCAGGTCTTCCCGATGCTTGGAATCGCGGTCTTCAGGGCCTCCTACTTCTCGTGTCACACTGTTAGCCAG GACGATGAGGTGTTCACGTTCAAGTTTCACTTGATCATGCCTGACGACAGCGGTAAAAAGACGACCTATCCCATATCTGAGACCTGTTATCTAACATTAGCCTGGTCCCCAAGAGAGGTCATCTGTGAGCTGAACTATATggag GTGACTTTAAAGAGCGTCGTTCCCTGCCCGTACACGGGTGGCATCATTAAGGACGGGACATGGAACGATGCCCTTTCAACT GCCCACTCCGACGCCTCTGCTGCCTGGCAGTTGATGTTCCTGAAAGAGGGACAGAGCCCAACCCTCATGTCCCTGGAACAGGGTCAGCAGCTAGGCTACAGAGTGCAGTTCAGCCCGGGAAGGATCGTGTTCCGCACGCCGTACGGTCAACCCTACTCGAATGTGTCAATG GTGAACGGTGTTCCTGTGGAGGTCGTCCATCCCACCCTGTTCTCCAGGCAGAGGTGGTCTGTCCTTATGGTGGACCTGGTCGCTGCGTGTAACCAGT ATGAAGAGGAATTCGATGGCATCCGACTGAAGTGGAAGAGCCCTACCTTTATCGCTCCACTAGTACCTGGGAATGCTGGTGTCCgaaatgtgcaaatcaacatTGGCATGAATGCTACACTCCTCAAGCCCCAGGCGATCAGGGAGCTTGGCTACTCTGTGGACATCAACAGGCAGACTGTGGACATCGGCATCCCCTACGCGGCCGAGGGGGGCTGCAGAAAG AGCTTTGTGTTGGACAACACCTACCATGAATTCTACTTGGCTCGTCTGTACTACGAACAAGTGTTCATGGACGACGGTGGCGAGGAGACCAGATATCGCGTCGCCAGGGTCCTGTCGACCCCTCTGCTCGCCAATGTCCCATTCACCATTAATC AGACCGTTATTGAAGAGCGGGTCTTCACCATCTACGTGGGGAACTTTAAATCTGACGTGGAGCTGGTGGCCGTGGCGCTCAATGGACAGACCTTCACCGTGCCGGAGGCGGTCCAGAGCGGCCATACTGTTACCATGCTGGCCAATTCTAATGGCACTCGTTCATTCGTCATCAGAGTGTCCTTCAGGAGCTCTGTCGTGAGAGAGCAG TATTTTACAAGTGGAGTTCTGCGttatgctttaaatgtaaacttcACTCTGAGCATCATGCCTCAAGAAGATCTCTTTTATGTTGCCACATCTGTCATGGCTCTGTTCAGTGGGGTCT TCCCCCCCGTCTTAACTGGACAATGCATGGAAAACGGGATCAGCTTCCAGTTAGACCATCAGGAGTTTGACTACCTGTGGGAAGTCGCCATCGGCCGGCACGCCCTCACCCAGCAGCTGATAAATGAGCGTGGCTACACCGTGGCCAATGACAGCCAGAGTTTGGTCCTGGTGATTCCCCTGTTCAGCCCAGGCTACACTTATGAG CAAATTACACTACAGTATTTTGTTGCTACTTTTGATGTCACCACTAGAGACACACGAACCTCAGCAGTTCAGAAACATTACACCAAAAGGTGCCGCTTTGAGACAACACAGTTGATAA TGTGTTCTGCTGAAGGGGTTATGACTGTTGTGAGTGACGTCACTAAATCGACCCCCAAAGCGATTCCCGACAGGACCACGCTGCTGGACCGGCGCTGCAAGCCGAAGGAGACCGATGAGTCTAGCGTTTTGTTTGAATTCGGACTGGACACATGTGGTACAACGTTTaag GTGATTGAGGGGTATGGGATTTATGAGAACGTGATCATCTTTGAAGAGGAGGACACGAGAGCACTCATCACCAGAGATGCTaccttcag GTTGACCGTTCGATGTTCCTACCCCCTCTCTGATGTCTTTCAACTGCCTCTGGGCAAGAAATTCCAGTCTCCTGGTCTTGGGTCAGTCGTTAAGAACAACATGCCCTGGATGGGCAATGGGCTTGTCAAag GTCCACCGCAACTGGTCCGACCATCGAGCAGTGGCTCAGTTCCAGCTAATCGGAAGAAGCCCACTGCAAGGTCCCCCTCTGTTCATGACCCTGCAACGTACGTGCGGGTCTTCAGCCATCCAGGTGGCAGGAGAACGCTTCAGACATGGGCTGCACCAG gtgCACTAGGATGA
- the her8a gene encoding hairy-related 8a has protein sequence MTASNMGKGPEKSFNAKEERKLRKPLIEKRRRERINCSLEQLKGIMVDAYNLDQSKLEKADVLEITVQHMEGLQRGQGAGSPAPSMTFESRQRYSSGYIQCMHEVHNLLLSCPGMDKTLGARLLNHLLKSLPHISAESPGPARSASPLPSSAAPSPRSARSPGSPHSSPAAPPVREGRGGSGIPARDQPSPAPQAGHAHPALPPFFPGGDPSMWRPW, from the exons ATGACGgcctccaacatgggaaagggGCCTGAGAAAAGCTTCAACGCCAAAGAAGAGCGCAAG CTGAGGAAGCCTCTCATAGAGAAGCGGCGCAGGGAGAGGATCAACTGCAGCCTGGAGCAGCTCAAGGGCATCATGGTGGACGCCTACAACTTGGAT CAATCCAAACTGGAGAAGGCGGATGTGCTGGAGATCACTGTTCAGCACATGGAGGGCTTGCAGAGGGGTCAGGGTGCAG GCAGTCCCGCGCCCAGCATGACTTTTGAGTCCCGCCAGCGCTACAGCAGCGGCTACATCCAGTGCATGCACGAGGTGCACAACCTGCTCCTGAGCTGCCCGGGGATGGACAAGACTCTGGGTGCGCGCCTCCTCAACCACCTCCTCAAATCGCTGCCCCACATCAGCGCGGAGAGCCCGGGTCCGGCCCGAAGCGCCAGCCCCCTGCCCTCCTCGGCTGCCCCGTCGCCGCGCTCGGCCCGCTCGCCCGGCAGCCCCCACTCTTCCCCCGCGGCGCCCCCggtgagagaggggagaggcggCAGCGGAATTCCAGCGAGGGACCAGCCCTCCCCTGCCCCCCAGGCTGGCCACGCTCACCCTGCCCTGCCCCCTTTCTTCCCAGGGGGGGATCCCTCTATGTGGAGGCCATGGTGA
- the LOC114785447 gene encoding LOW QUALITY PROTEIN: lysophosphatidic acid receptor 4 (The sequence of the model RefSeq protein was modified relative to this genomic sequence to represent the inferred CDS: substituted 1 base at 1 genomic stop codon), which translates to MNCSHMQRPNGTERGAEPVFVSVYALVSVAGIALNLFALVVFIRLKFRSLTVVYMTNLALADLLLDCTLPVRIYYHLGYDGVPQKLCEVMGVALLVNMYGSILLLSCMSLDRCVAVCFPMSLCVREARKKAGWICCGVWVLTVGTSLPMYFGSTSAQVKCFHSFPVYATQTAVMASTLTVGFGIPLTVMLVSSWGLLRAIACSHAAQTELDGRKAQRMVATNMIIFLSCFLPYHLTLWILYLNQDSISCLQLRAFHYSLMVACVNTMLDPLAYYFITETFRKKVPALNTXRQYWPINMYSIMSIVFRQHTHTHTHTHIHIHTHIHTHTH; encoded by the exons ATGAACTGCTCACATATGCAACGGCCCAACGGAACAGAACGAGGAGCAGAACCCGTGTTTGTCAGCGTGTACGCGTTGGTCTCCGTCGCTGGCATTGCCCTGAACCTCTTTGCCCTGGTGGTCTTCATCCGACTCAAGTTCCGTTCGCTCACCGTGGTCTACATGACCAACCTGGCCCTGGCTGACCTTCTGCTGGACTGCACGCTGCCCGTGAGAATCTACTACCACCTGGGCTACGACGGCGTGCCTCAGAAGCTGTGCGAAGTCATGGGAGTGGCGCTCCTGGTGAACATGTACGGCAGCATCCTGCTGCTCAGCTGCATGAGCTTGGACCGCTGCGTGGCCGTCTGCTTCCCCATGTCACTGTGCGTGCGCGAGGCCCGCAAGAAGGCGGGGTGGATCTGCTGCGGGGTCTGGGTGCTGACGGTCGGCACCAGCCTGCCCATGTACTTCGGCAGTACGAGTGCGCAAGTGAAATGCTTCCATTCTTTCCCGGTGTACGCAACGCAGACCGCTGTCATGGCGTCCACCTTGACGGTGGGTTTCGGCATCCCGCTGACTGTCATGTTGGTCAGCTCTTGGGGGCTGCTGAGGGCCATCGCTTGCAGCCACGCCGCTCAGACGGAGCTGGACGGCCGCAAGGCGCAGAGGATGGTTGCCACCAACATGATcatcttcctctcctgcttCCTACCTTACCACCTCACGTTGTGGATTCTCTACCTGAACCAAGATTCCATTTCCTGCCTGCAGCTTAGGGCCTTCCACTACAGCCTGATGGTTGCGTGCGTCAACACAATGCTGGACCCCCTGGCCTACTACTTCATCACCGAAACGTTCCGGAAGAAGGTTCCAGCCCTCAACACCTGACGACAGTACTGGCCTATAAATATGTATTCCATCATGAGTATTGTATTCCGGCAA cacacacacacacacacacacacacacatacacatacatacacacatacatacacacacacat
- the tm4sf21b gene encoding transmembrane 4 L6 family member 4, which produces MCTGKCAKCIAVVLYPLALTSIICNLMLFFPDWKTIYAQEDREGKGTRITDEVNYMGGVIGGGIMVLIPAIHIHLTGKKGCCANRCGMFLSIGFAAVGVLGALYNLATASVGLSKGPVCLYQASATQQVWGRPFDNNGTYLSHPDTWDKCLEPKDVVQFNVALFAILLVAACLELILCGFQMVNGLFGCICGTCNSSDSD; this is translated from the exons ATGTGTACGGGAAAATGCGCCAAGTGCATTGCGGTGGTGCTGTACCCGCTGGCACTCACCTCAATCATCTGCAATCTTATGCTGTTCTTCCCCGACTGGAAAACCATCTATGCACAGGAAGACCGGGAAGGTAAGGGTACCCGAATCACGGACGAGGTGAACTACATGGGAGGAGTCATTGGTGGTGGAATTATG GTTCTGATACCCGCCATTCACATTCACCTGACTGGGAAGAAGGGCTGCTGTGCCAATCGCTGTGGG ATGTTCCTGTCCATTGGCTTCGCGGCGGTCGGAGTACTCGGCGCTCTGTACAACCTGGCTACGGCATCGGTGGGACTGTCCAAAGGCCCCGTGTGCCTTTACCAAGCAAGTGCCACTCAGCAGGTCTGGGGCAGGCCTTTTGACAA CAACGGGACCTACTTGTCTCACCCCGACACCTGGGACAAGTGTTTGGAGCCGAAGGATGTGGTGCAGTTTAACGTGGCCCTGTTCGCCATCCTATTGGTCGCCGCCTGCCTGGAACTGATTCTTTGTGGCTTTCAGATGGTCAACGGCCTTTTCGGCTGCATCTGTGGGACTTGCAATAGCAGCGAT TCGGACTAA
- the mblac1 gene encoding metallo-beta-lactamase domain-containing protein 1, with the protein MDPAGAAVPPGRNIRRTEVPDLGPEIAGHPYSISVLKVGYCLPQPDGSTRADGTISLLRGPRTILVDTGGPWDRDFLLCQLKQRNLAPDDVELVVGTHGHSDHVGNLGLFPGATLVVGCDVSRGDRYLPNQLAEGRPYPIDDHVSVVPTPGHTGRDVSVLVRGTSLGDVLVAGDLFECCDDDASWRELSENPEVQEVSRMAALQSADVIVPGHGPLFRVVREQVD; encoded by the exons ATGGACCCGGCCGGTGCCGCTGTGCCCCCGGGCCGTAACATCAGAAGAACAGAGGTGCCCGATCTCGGCCCGGAAATAGCCGGCCACCCCTACTCCATATCAGTGCTGAAGGTGGGCTACTGCCTGCCCCAGCCCGACGGCTCGACGCGGGCGGACGGGACCATCTCTCTCCTGCGCGGACCCAGGACCATTCTGGTGGACACCGGGGGCCCGTGGGACCGGGACTTCCTCCTCTGCCAGCTGAAGCAGAGGAACCTGGCGCCGGACGACGTGGAGCTGGTCGTCGGCACCCACGGACACTCCGACCACGTGGGCAACCTGGGGCTGTTCCCCGGGGCGACTTTGGTCGTGGGCTGCGACGTGAGCCGTGGCGACCGATACCTCCCGAACCAGCTGGCCGAGGGGCGGCCATACCCCATTGACGACCAT GTGTCAGTAGTGCCCACCCCCGGCCACACGGGGCGCGACGTCAGCGTGCTGGTGAGAGGAACCTCGCTGGGGGACGTCCTGGTGGCCGGGGACCTGTTTGAGTGTTGCGACGACGACGCCTCCTGGCGGGAGCTGAGCGAGAACCCCGAGGTGCAGGAGGTCAGCCGGATGGCGGCGCTACAGTCTGCCGACGTCATCGTCCCCGGACACGGGCCGCTGTTCAGGGTGGTCAGGGAACAGGTGGACTGA
- the mpdu1b gene encoding mannose-P-dolichol utilization defect 1b, with product MTPLFTMAVSPMDPLKDVLVKYFMPERCYDEFFLSFNLLHVECLKIVLSKGLGIGIILGSVLVKLPQILKLIGAKSAEGLSFNAVLLELFAITGTMAYSLANSFPFSAWGEALFLMLQTVAIGFLIQHYGGRTLKGFVFLVVYFALMSVLVSPAAPLSVVTTMQASNMPAIIFGRLIQAVTNYRNGHTGQLSAISVFLLFAGSLARIFTSVQETGDSLMAFTYVISSCCNGLITAQVLYYWNSSPEGQKKKKKKKVQ from the exons ATGACACCACTCTTCACAATGGCGGTTTCACCGATGGACCCGCTGAAGGATGTTCTCGTCAAGTATTTCATGCCGGAGCGGTGCTACGACGAGTTTTTCCTCTCGTTCAATCTCCTGCACG TGGAATGCCTGAAGATAGTCCTGAGCAAAGGCCTGGGCATTGGGATTATCCTGGGATCAGTTCTGG TGAAGCTTCCCCAGATCCTGAAGCTGATCGGAGCGAAGAGCGCAGAGGGGCTCAGCTTCAACGCCGTCCTCCTGGAGCTGTTCGCCATCACGGGAACCATGGCTTACAGCCTCGCCAACAGCTTCCCCTTCAG TGCCTGGGGCGAGGCGCTCTTCCTCATGCTGCAGACTGTGGCCATAGGCTTCCTCATACAGCACTACGGTGGCAGAACTCTTAAAG GTTTTGTCTTCCTGGTGGTGTACTTTGCCCTGATGTCGGTCCTGGTGTCCCCAGCTGCTCCTTTGTCTGTAGTGACCACAATGCAGGCCTCCAACATGCCGGCCATCATTTTTGGTCGG CTCATCCAGGCCGTCACCAACTACCGGAACGGACACACGGGGCAGCTCTCGGCCATTTCTGTCTTCTTGCTCTTTGCCGGCTCCCTCGCTCGCATATTTACCTCGGTACAG GAAACGGGGGACTCTCTGATGGCATTCACCTACGTCATCTCCTCCTGCTGTAACGGCCTCATCACAGCTCAGGTTCTCTACTACTGGAACAGCAGTCCAGAggggcagaagaagaagaaaaagaagaaggtcCAGTAA